In Acidobacteriota bacterium, one genomic interval encodes:
- a CDS encoding glutamate--tRNA ligase yields the protein MPARPVRVRFAPSPTGFLHVGGARTALFNWLYARKEGGTFVLRIEDTDLARSSDEMTQAILDGLSWLGLAWDEGPFLQSLGRADHVARARRLVAAGKAYACWCDPATLDAKRKEAEGRGQAFKYDRTCARLDAAERARHESSGSLSCVRLMVPEGTTAYDDLVHGPVSFENTDIEDLVLLRSDGSPTYNLSCVADDVDMKITHVIRGDDHISNTPKQILLYRALGLEEPRFGHLPLILGDDKKRLSKRHGAVSVTEYRRMGYLPEVLFNFLALLGWSPGGDREIMTRDEMVSLFSFEGVNPRSAVFDHDKLDWMNGQYLSRLPGEAIFADVKEGLVAVGLWRAELEAGNREWMIRLIETLKTRSRKVSEVVVAARPFLTEDFSYDDEAARKHFGAAEAADRLDAMAGALGAVAPWGEASLEASLRALGEKMGVAAAKLIHPARVALTGSAVSPGIFEVMALMGRDGTVARLKRAAAFVREHGLSPGGAPSRPR from the coding sequence ATGCCCGCCCGCCCCGTGAGAGTGCGCTTCGCCCCTTCTCCGACCGGCTTCCTCCACGTCGGCGGGGCGCGCACGGCCCTCTTCAACTGGCTCTACGCGCGGAAGGAGGGGGGGACGTTCGTCCTCAGGATCGAGGACACCGACCTCGCGCGCTCCTCCGACGAGATGACGCAGGCGATCCTCGACGGCCTCTCGTGGCTCGGCCTCGCGTGGGACGAGGGGCCGTTCCTCCAGTCCCTCGGGCGGGCGGACCATGTGGCCAGGGCGCGCCGCCTCGTGGCCGCGGGGAAAGCCTATGCCTGCTGGTGCGATCCGGCGACGCTCGACGCGAAGCGCAAGGAGGCCGAAGGGCGGGGCCAGGCCTTCAAGTACGACCGCACGTGCGCCCGCCTCGACGCGGCGGAGCGCGCCCGGCACGAATCATCGGGGAGCCTTTCGTGCGTGCGGCTGATGGTCCCGGAGGGGACGACGGCCTACGACGATCTGGTGCACGGCCCGGTCTCGTTCGAGAACACCGACATCGAGGACCTGGTGCTCCTGCGCTCGGACGGCTCGCCGACGTACAACCTCTCGTGCGTCGCTGACGACGTCGACATGAAGATCACGCACGTAATCCGCGGCGACGATCACATCTCGAACACGCCGAAGCAGATCCTGCTGTACCGCGCTCTCGGCCTCGAAGAGCCCCGGTTCGGTCACCTCCCCCTGATCCTCGGCGACGACAAGAAGCGCCTGAGCAAGCGCCACGGAGCGGTGAGCGTCACCGAGTACCGGCGCATGGGGTATCTTCCCGAGGTCCTCTTCAACTTCCTCGCGCTCCTCGGCTGGTCCCCGGGAGGCGACCGCGAGATCATGACGCGCGACGAGATGGTGTCCCTCTTCTCGTTCGAGGGGGTGAACCCGCGGAGCGCGGTGTTCGATCACGACAAGCTCGACTGGATGAACGGGCAGTACCTGTCGCGCCTCCCCGGCGAGGCGATCTTCGCCGACGTGAAGGAAGGGCTCGTGGCGGTCGGGCTGTGGCGCGCGGAGCTGGAAGCGGGAAATCGGGAGTGGATGATCCGGCTCATCGAGACGCTCAAGACGCGCAGCCGTAAGGTGAGCGAGGTCGTCGTCGCCGCGAGGCCTTTCCTGACCGAGGATTTTTCCTACGACGACGAGGCAGCGCGCAAGCACTTCGGCGCCGCGGAGGCCGCGGATCGCCTCGACGCCATGGCGGGGGCGCTGGGCGCCGTCGCGCCGTGGGGCGAGGCGTCCCTCGAGGCGTCGCTTCGGGCCTTAGGCGAGAAGATGGGGGTGGCGGCCGCGAAGCTGATCCATCCGGCGCGCGTCGCGCTCACGGGGAGCGCCGTCAGCCCCGGCATTTTCGAGGTGATGGCCCTCATGGGCCGGGATGGAACGGTCGCGCGTTTGAAGCGGGCCGCGGCGTTCGTTCGAGAGCACGGGCTCAGTCCCGGGGGAGCGCCTTCGCGGCCTCGATGA
- a CDS encoding zf-HC2 domain-containing protein, whose product MTCKEVFESLSGYLDDELIPDEADEIETHVERCAPCLAFLNTLQRTVAFCRDATVIPLSDAAHADDRASMKRRFIEAAKALPRD is encoded by the coding sequence ATGACCTGCAAGGAAGTCTTCGAGTCGCTGTCCGGCTACCTCGACGACGAGCTCATCCCCGATGAAGCGGACGAGATCGAAACGCACGTCGAGAGATGCGCTCCGTGCCTAGCATTCCTGAACACGCTGCAGCGGACGGTCGCGTTTTGCCGCGATGCGACGGTGATACCCCTGTCCGACGCGGCGCACGCGGATGACAGGGCGTCGATGAAACGCCGTTTCATCGAGGCCGCGAAGGCGCTCCCCCGGGACTGA
- a CDS encoding sigma-70 family RNA polymerase sigma factor, with the protein MSHTHSYRTDEEILEGLRRGDPASAEALFDHFADRIHGFGLKASRRSEDARDILHETLVQAVRSVKDIKHAKALPRWLYRVASAAILAREPADGKEIPIEALTPERRAGVTSPIHDWSLDPDEEIRRQEEKLLLKEAVAALPSHYRLVLVLRDMEEISEHDVSDILQIQESTVKFRLHRSRLFVRKELTRRLTENRGSVRVS; encoded by the coding sequence ATGTCGCACACTCACAGCTACCGGACCGACGAGGAGATCCTCGAAGGGCTGCGCCGCGGAGACCCCGCCTCCGCCGAGGCGCTCTTCGATCACTTCGCCGATCGGATTCACGGATTCGGCCTGAAGGCCAGCCGGCGAAGCGAGGACGCGCGAGACATCCTGCACGAGACGCTCGTCCAGGCGGTCAGGTCGGTCAAGGACATCAAGCACGCGAAGGCCCTCCCCCGCTGGCTCTACCGCGTCGCGTCCGCGGCCATCCTCGCGCGGGAGCCCGCTGACGGAAAGGAGATCCCGATCGAGGCGCTCACCCCGGAGAGGCGCGCGGGCGTCACCTCCCCGATCCACGACTGGTCTCTCGATCCCGACGAGGAGATCAGGCGGCAGGAGGAGAAGCTCCTCCTCAAGGAGGCGGTCGCCGCGCTGCCGTCCCACTACCGCCTCGTGCTCGTGCTGCGCGACATGGAGGAGATCTCGGAGCACGACGTCTCGGACATCCTTCAGATCCAGGAGTCGACGGTGAAATTCAGACTGCATCGCTCGAGACTCTTCGTCCGCAAGGAATTGACGCGGCGCCTCACGGAGAATCGAGGAAGCGTGAGGGTCTCATGA
- a CDS encoding PASTA domain-containing protein, which yields MKKLAGNRKRATRLAVVAVKIVAAGIAFMAIFLTSGYLTMRLALMSSGVTVPDVTGLTATAASASLLKEQLFLETTTQRHDDRLESGRVLAQEPPAGSKIKKYRKVKVVMSLGPRVFKVPDVRGQSLRAARLAIESEGLPAGRVAYASAPLVDSGVVVSQDPLPSGENLGESGVSLLVSKGPREPVYVMPLLVGLESASVQPGLRARGLKIGVVRRERTSGATAGTIVKQYPEAGYPVAAGDAISLVIGQ from the coding sequence GTGAAGAAGCTGGCCGGAAACCGAAAGCGGGCGACCCGCCTCGCCGTCGTCGCCGTGAAGATCGTCGCGGCGGGGATCGCGTTCATGGCCATCTTCCTGACGAGCGGATACCTGACGATGCGCCTGGCCCTCATGAGCAGCGGCGTCACGGTCCCGGACGTGACGGGGCTGACGGCCACGGCGGCCTCGGCGAGCCTCCTCAAGGAGCAGCTCTTCCTCGAGACGACGACCCAGCGCCACGACGATCGCCTCGAGAGCGGCCGTGTCCTGGCGCAGGAACCCCCGGCGGGATCCAAGATCAAGAAGTACAGGAAGGTGAAGGTGGTGATGAGCCTCGGACCGCGGGTCTTCAAGGTGCCGGACGTGCGGGGGCAGTCGCTGCGGGCCGCCCGGCTCGCGATCGAGTCGGAAGGGCTCCCCGCCGGCCGCGTCGCCTACGCGAGCGCGCCTCTGGTCGACTCGGGCGTCGTCGTCTCGCAGGATCCCCTGCCCTCGGGGGAGAACCTCGGGGAATCGGGGGTGAGCCTCCTCGTCAGCAAGGGGCCGAGAGAGCCGGTCTACGTCATGCCTCTTCTCGTGGGCCTCGAGTCGGCCTCGGTGCAGCCCGGCCTGCGCGCGCGCGGTCTCAAGATCGGCGTCGTGCGGCGCGAGAGGACGTCGGGGGCGACGGCCGGAACGATTGTGAAACAGTATCCCGAGGCCGGGTACCCGGTGGCGGCGGGCGACGCCATCAGCCTCGTCATCGGCCAGTGA
- a CDS encoding ribulose-phosphate 3-epimerase → MKLPAIAPSILSADFGRLAEEVRAVDGGGAGLIHVDVMDGHFVPNLTIGPPVVAAIRKATKLPLDAHLMIENADRWVERFVAAGADMVSVHAEACPHLHRTVSAIRAAGSRPGVVLNPATPLAALDDILADVDYVLLMSVNPGFGGQKFIPAVRRKIAALKATLRERGLDALIEVDGGVDAGNAADLVRDGADLLVAGSAVFASGAGAAAAVARLRQLAEGARS, encoded by the coding sequence ATGAAGCTTCCCGCGATCGCCCCGTCGATCCTGTCGGCGGACTTCGGCCGCCTCGCCGAGGAGGTCCGCGCGGTGGACGGGGGGGGCGCGGGGCTGATCCACGTCGACGTCATGGACGGCCACTTCGTGCCGAACCTCACGATCGGGCCCCCCGTCGTCGCCGCGATCCGCAAGGCGACGAAGCTCCCGCTCGACGCGCACCTCATGATCGAGAACGCCGACCGATGGGTGGAGCGCTTCGTCGCGGCGGGCGCCGACATGGTCTCGGTCCACGCCGAGGCCTGCCCGCACCTGCACCGCACCGTCTCCGCCATCCGCGCGGCGGGGAGCCGCCCGGGGGTGGTGCTGAACCCCGCGACGCCGCTCGCGGCCCTTGACGACATTCTTGCGGACGTCGATTACGTCCTTCTCATGTCCGTGAATCCCGGTTTCGGCGGCCAGAAGTTCATCCCGGCGGTGCGCCGCAAGATCGCCGCGCTGAAGGCCACACTCCGCGAGCGCGGCCTCGACGCCCTCATCGAGGTGGACGGAGGCGTCGACGCGGGGAACGCCGCCGACCTCGTGCGGGACGGCGCGGATCTTCTCGTGGCGGGCTCCGCGGTCTTCGCGAGCGGCGCCGGAGCCGCCGCCGCGGTGGCGCGGCTCCGCCAGCTCGCGGAAGGGGCGCGATCCTGA
- a CDS encoding acyl-CoA thioesterase, with product MGVAHHTHYLTWFEVGRTELMRERGRSYAEMERDGIFMPVVEAACRYLSSARYDDEIEIETRLVEASRVRVEFNYVVSRPADGKVLAEGRTVHVATDAGGAPRRMSQDQLDALCGSATR from the coding sequence ATGGGGGTCGCCCATCACACCCACTACCTGACCTGGTTCGAGGTGGGGCGGACCGAGCTCATGCGCGAACGCGGAAGGAGCTACGCCGAGATGGAGCGGGACGGGATCTTCATGCCCGTGGTGGAGGCCGCGTGCCGCTACCTCTCGTCCGCCCGCTACGACGACGAGATCGAGATCGAGACGCGCCTCGTCGAGGCGAGCCGCGTCAGGGTCGAGTTCAATTACGTCGTCTCCCGCCCGGCGGACGGGAAGGTGCTCGCCGAGGGGCGCACCGTGCACGTCGCGACCGACGCCGGCGGCGCTCCACGGCGCATGTCGCAGGATCAGCTCGACGCCCTCTGCGGGTCGGCGACGCGATGA